In a single window of the Melissococcus plutonius ATCC 35311 genome:
- a CDS encoding isoprenyl transferase — MLRFFPQKNKYIQKESSFTFDQDGDIPKHIAIIMDGNGRWAQNRRLPRIAGHKEGMNTVKKITKHANHLGIKVLTLYAFSTENWKRPTEEVNFLMQLPVDFFDTFVPELIKENVQVHVMGYKEFLPKHTQKAVEQAIEQTKNNTGMILNFALNYGGRGEIVTAVKEIGEKIENKLLSIDEIDEALISDNLMTRFLPANLRDPELLIRTSGEERISNFLLWQIAYSELFFTDALWPDFNDKLLETAIASFQNRSRRFGGLKK, encoded by the coding sequence ATGCTACGTTTTTTTCCGCAAAAAAATAAATATATTCAAAAAGAAAGCTCCTTTACTTTTGATCAAGATGGCGATATTCCTAAACATATAGCAATCATTATGGATGGTAACGGTCGCTGGGCACAAAATAGACGATTACCAAGAATTGCCGGTCATAAAGAAGGAATGAACACTGTCAAAAAGATTACAAAACATGCAAATCACCTAGGTATTAAGGTGTTGACATTATATGCTTTTTCTACAGAGAATTGGAAACGTCCAACAGAAGAAGTAAATTTTTTAATGCAACTTCCCGTGGATTTTTTTGATACATTTGTACCAGAATTGATCAAGGAAAATGTTCAGGTGCATGTAATGGGCTACAAGGAATTTCTACCTAAACATACACAAAAAGCCGTAGAACAGGCAATTGAACAGACTAAAAATAATACTGGCATGATTTTAAACTTTGCTTTGAACTATGGAGGTAGGGGAGAGATTGTAACAGCTGTTAAAGAAATTGGTGAAAAAATTGAAAATAAATTGTTATCCATTGATGAAATTGATGAGGCATTAATTTCTGATAATTTGATGACACGTTTCCTACCAGCAAATTTGAGAGATCCAGAATTATTGATTCGTACAAGTGGAGAAGAGCGCATCAGTAATTTTCTTTTATGGCAAATAGCTTATAGTGAATTATTTTTTACCGATGCTTTATGGCCAGATTTTAATGATAAATTATTAGAAACAGCAATTGCCTCATTTCAAAATCGGAGTCGTCGTTTCGGTGGCCTAAAGAAATAA
- the frr gene encoding ribosome recycling factor, protein MTDQLLKETTERMKKAEQNLQRELGQIRAGRANASLLDRIQVEYYGVMTPVNQLATISIPEARILMITPFDKNSIKDIERAIQASDIGISPTSDGNIIRLVIPQLTEERRKELAKEVKKEAENAKIAVRNIRRDTMDTLKKQNKNGDITEDELHTSEKDVQQLTDNSIKNLDNIASEKEAEILEV, encoded by the coding sequence ATGACAGATCAATTATTAAAAGAAACAACAGAACGAATGAAAAAAGCAGAACAGAATTTACAACGTGAATTGGGACAAATTCGTGCTGGACGAGCAAATGCTAGTTTATTGGATCGTATACAAGTTGAATACTATGGCGTAATGACACCGGTAAACCAATTGGCAACAATTAGCATTCCGGAAGCACGAATCTTAATGATTACACCATTTGACAAAAATTCCATTAAGGATATCGAACGAGCAATCCAAGCGAGCGATATAGGTATTAGTCCAACAAGTGATGGAAATATTATTCGTTTAGTTATTCCGCAACTGACAGAAGAACGTAGAAAAGAATTAGCAAAAGAAGTCAAAAAAGAAGCAGAAAATGCTAAAATTGCTGTTCGAAATATCCGTAGAGACACAATGGATACTTTAAAAAAACAAAACAAAAATGGAGATATTACTGAAGATGAATTGCATACTTCTGAAAAAGATGTGCAACAATTAACTGACAATAGTATTAAGAACCTTGATAATATTGCCTCAGAAAAAGAAGCAGAAATTCTAGAAGTATAA
- the pyrH gene encoding UMP kinase, with the protein MVKPKYQRVILKLSGEALAGEDGFGIKPPVIKDIVAEIKDVFELGIEMAIVVGGGNIWRGQIGAQMGMERAQADYMGMLATVMNALALQDRLEALGVPTRVQTSIDMRQIAEPYIRRKAERHLEKGRMVIFAAGTGNPYFSTDTTAALRAAEIDADVILMAKNNVDGIYSADPKVDMTAVKYDELTHLDVISKGLQVMDSTASSLSMDNNIPLVVFNLNEPGNIRRACLGENIGTTVR; encoded by the coding sequence ATGGTTAAACCAAAATATCAACGTGTTATATTAAAGTTAAGCGGTGAAGCATTGGCTGGAGAGGATGGCTTCGGTATCAAACCTCCTGTAATTAAAGACATTGTTGCAGAAATTAAAGATGTATTCGAACTAGGTATTGAGATGGCAATCGTTGTTGGTGGTGGAAATATTTGGCGTGGACAAATTGGTGCACAGATGGGAATGGAACGTGCTCAGGCAGATTATATGGGGATGCTTGCTACCGTAATGAATGCATTAGCACTACAAGACAGATTAGAAGCTTTAGGAGTTCCAACTCGTGTTCAAACTTCAATTGATATGCGTCAAATTGCAGAGCCTTATATTAGGCGTAAGGCAGAACGTCATTTAGAAAAAGGACGTATGGTTATTTTTGCTGCTGGAACAGGTAATCCTTATTTCTCAACAGATACTACTGCCGCCCTCAGAGCTGCCGAGATAGACGCTGATGTTATTTTAATGGCAAAAAATAATGTTGATGGTATCTATTCTGCTGATCCAAAAGTGGACATGACAGCTGTAAAATATGATGAATTAACCCATTTGGATGTCATTTCTAAGGGACTCCAAGTAATGGATTCAACTGCTAGTTCATTAAGTATGGACAACAATATTCCATTGGTAGTATTTAATTTGAATGAACCTGGAAATATTCGTCGTGCCTGCTTGGGAGAAAATATCGGTACGACAGTAAGATAA
- the tsf gene encoding translation elongation factor Ts, which yields MADITAKMVKELRDMTGVGMMDAKKALVEVNGDMEQAVDFLREKGMAKASKKNDRVAAEGLANVAVNGNTAAIVEVNSETDFVSKNDMFQELVKTIAESVAKNKPQTLEEAMAIKTDKGTIESEIIEATTVIGEKISFRRFEVVEKTDNAAFGAYLHMGGRIAVLSVLEGTTDESMAKDIAMHVAAINPRYVDESQIPNEELEHEKAVLTEQALNEGKPANIVDKMVIGRLNKFKAEITLVDQPFVKDPDITVKKYVASKDATVKSFIRYEVGEGIEKREDNFVDEVMSQVKK from the coding sequence ATTACAGCTAAAATGGTGAAAGAATTGCGTGATATGACTGGCGTTGGTATGATGGATGCCAAAAAAGCATTAGTCGAAGTAAATGGTGATATGGAGCAAGCCGTTGATTTTTTACGTGAAAAAGGTATGGCTAAAGCATCTAAGAAGAATGATCGTGTAGCTGCAGAAGGCTTAGCAAACGTTGCTGTTAATGGAAATACAGCAGCAATCGTTGAAGTGAATTCAGAAACAGATTTTGTTTCTAAAAATGATATGTTTCAAGAACTTGTAAAAACAATTGCTGAATCGGTTGCAAAAAATAAACCACAAACTTTAGAAGAAGCTATGGCCATTAAAACAGATAAAGGAACGATTGAATCTGAAATCATTGAAGCAACGACTGTGATTGGTGAAAAAATCAGTTTCCGTCGGTTCGAGGTTGTTGAAAAAACAGATAATGCAGCCTTCGGTGCCTACCTACATATGGGTGGACGAATTGCTGTATTAAGCGTTTTAGAAGGAACAACTGATGAATCAATGGCAAAAGATATTGCAATGCATGTTGCTGCTATTAATCCTCGTTATGTCGATGAATCACAAATTCCTAATGAAGAATTGGAACATGAAAAAGCAGTGTTAACTGAACAAGCATTGAATGAAGGAAAACCAGCAAATATTGTTGATAAAATGGTTATTGGTCGTTTAAATAAATTTAAAGCCGAAATTACCTTGGTAGATCAACCATTTGTAAAAGACCCAGATATAACTGTCAAAAAATATGTTGCTTCTAAAGATGCAACAGTAAAATCATTTATTCGTTACGAAGTTGGTGAAGGAATTGAAAAAAGAGAAGATAACTTTGTAGATGAAGTAATGAGTCAAGTGAAAAAATAA